In a single window of the Acetivibrio clariflavus DSM 19732 genome:
- a CDS encoding ATP-binding protein has translation MIRRIIKIDEEKCNGCGLCAEACHEGAIGIVDGKAKLLRDDYCDGLGDCLPACPTGAISFEEREAAPYDEEAVMKNKMKKFAQNMPFGCPGSQSRQINRETGHAVPNEIPAVESQLLQWPVQIKLVPVNAPYFDNANLLIAADCTAYAYGDFHNRFIRNRITLIGCPKLDDTDYSEKLTAIISNNNIKSITVVRMQVPCCAGIENAVKRALQNSGKIIPWQVVVISPDGRIIEE, from the coding sequence ATGATCAGAAGGATTATAAAAATAGATGAAGAAAAGTGCAACGGATGCGGCCTTTGTGCAGAAGCCTGCCATGAAGGTGCAATCGGAATAGTTGACGGCAAGGCAAAACTATTGAGAGATGACTATTGTGACGGCTTAGGAGATTGTTTACCGGCATGTCCCACAGGTGCCATTTCTTTTGAAGAACGCGAGGCAGCACCTTATGATGAGGAAGCTGTTATGAAAAATAAAATGAAAAAATTTGCTCAAAATATGCCTTTTGGCTGCCCGGGTTCGCAATCAAGGCAAATAAACAGGGAGACTGGGCATGCAGTTCCCAATGAAATACCGGCGGTTGAAAGTCAGCTTTTACAGTGGCCTGTACAAATAAAACTTGTTCCGGTAAACGCACCCTATTTTGACAATGCAAATCTGCTTATTGCAGCCGATTGTACAGCGTATGCCTACGGGGATTTCCACAACAGATTTATAAGAAACAGAATAACCCTGATAGGCTGTCCTAAACTGGATGATACCGATTATTCGGAAAAACTTACGGCTATTATCAGCAATAATAATATAAAGAGTATTACTGTTGTTCGTATGCAGGTTCCATGCTGTGCGGGAATTGAAAATGCTGTAAAAAGAGCACTTCAAAATAGCGGCAAGATTATTCCGTGGCAGGTTGTGGTTATTTCTCCCGACGGAAGAATTATTG
- a CDS encoding Crp/Fnr family transcriptional regulator gives MKEYLNVLCTSPLFSGIDKTDLDYMLKCLSARKASYTKDEYILSAGDAIKDVGIVLCGSVNIIKEDFWGNRAILTKVQSGEMFGEAFAFANIQKLPVSAVAAEKAEVLFVDFGKITTTCSSACLFHSRLIQNILKILASKNIMLTQKLEHIVKRTTREKLLSYLSEQAIKSGSNTFSIPFNRQELADYLSVDRSAMSKELCKLRDEGILEFHKNNFKLAKEY, from the coding sequence ATGAAAGAATATCTGAATGTTTTGTGTACTTCACCTTTGTTTTCCGGTATCGACAAAACCGACCTTGATTACATGTTAAAATGTTTGTCTGCAAGAAAAGCATCTTACACCAAAGACGAATATATTCTGTCTGCCGGCGATGCCATAAAGGATGTTGGAATTGTTTTATGCGGAAGTGTAAATATAATCAAGGAAGATTTCTGGGGAAATCGTGCCATACTTACTAAAGTGCAATCCGGAGAAATGTTTGGAGAAGCCTTTGCTTTTGCAAATATCCAAAAACTTCCGGTAAGTGCCGTTGCAGCTGAAAAAGCGGAAGTACTTTTCGTCGATTTCGGTAAAATCACTACTACCTGTTCTTCTGCGTGCCTTTTTCACAGCAGGCTCATTCAGAATATACTTAAAATACTGGCAAGCAAAAATATAATGCTGACACAAAAATTAGAACATATAGTAAAGAGAACAACAAGGGAAAAGCTTCTTTCCTATCTGTCCGAGCAGGCTATAAAGTCCGGTTCAAATACCTTCAGCATACCCTTTAACCGCCAGGAACTTGCCGATTACCTGTCAGTAGACAGAAGTGCCATGTCAAAAGAACTTTGCAAATTACGTGACGAAGGAATTCTGGAGTTCCATAAAAATAATTTTAAACTTGCTAAAGAATATTAA
- a CDS encoding ferritin family protein, giving the protein MDQTNKNEIEFTTYDRLLIAWENSMEMVRDFEMYSKRIEDEKVKEVFKQFAEEEGRHASKLRELLLEYRNQKN; this is encoded by the coding sequence ATGGATCAAACAAACAAAAATGAAATAGAATTTACCACCTATGATAGATTGCTGATAGCATGGGAAAACTCAATGGAAATGGTACGGGATTTTGAAATGTACTCAAAGAGGATAGAAGATGAAAAGGTAAAGGAGGTTTTCAAGCAGTTTGCAGAGGAGGAAGGCAGGCATGCAAGCAAGCTGAGAGAACTGCTATTGGAGTATAGAAATCAAAAAAATTAA
- the rpoD gene encoding RNA polymerase sigma factor RpoD → MKPNNESKKAILKELIEKGKQKGMLTYKEIMDAFEEIEIDPEQIEKVYETLENLGIDVVGDIEDEIEDIQLTEEDLDLSVPEGISIDDPVRMYLKEIGKVPLLSADEEIELAKRMEKGDVEAKKRLAEANLRLVVSIAKRYVGRGMLFLDLIQEGNLGLIKAVEKFDYRKGYKFSTYATWWIRQAITRAIADQARTIRIPVHMVETINKLIRVSRQLLQELGKEPQPEEIAKEMNMPVEKVREIMKISQEPVSLETPIGEEEDSHLGDFIPDDDAPAPSEAAAFTLLKEQLIDVLDTLTPREEKVLRLRFGLDDGRARTLEEVGKEFNVTRERIRQIEAKALRKLRHPSRSKKLKDYLD, encoded by the coding sequence GTGAAACCCAATAATGAAAGTAAAAAAGCAATTTTAAAGGAACTTATTGAAAAAGGCAAACAAAAAGGTATGCTCACATATAAGGAGATAATGGATGCCTTTGAAGAAATCGAAATTGATCCTGAGCAGATAGAGAAGGTTTATGAGACTCTAGAAAACTTGGGAATAGATGTTGTTGGAGATATAGAAGATGAGATTGAGGATATTCAGCTTACTGAAGAAGACCTTGATCTCTCGGTGCCTGAGGGTATAAGTATTGATGATCCGGTAAGGATGTACCTCAAGGAAATCGGAAAGGTACCCCTTTTGAGTGCCGATGAGGAAATCGAATTGGCAAAAAGAATGGAAAAGGGCGATGTGGAAGCTAAGAAGAGACTGGCAGAGGCCAATTTAAGGCTTGTTGTCAGCATAGCCAAAAGATATGTGGGAAGAGGAATGTTGTTCCTTGACCTGATACAGGAAGGTAATCTGGGCTTGATTAAAGCCGTTGAGAAGTTTGATTACCGCAAGGGTTACAAGTTCAGTACTTATGCTACCTGGTGGATCAGGCAGGCTATAACCCGTGCTATAGCGGATCAGGCAAGGACAATCAGAATACCTGTCCATATGGTTGAGACAATAAACAAACTGATAAGGGTATCCAGACAATTGCTTCAGGAACTGGGAAAGGAGCCTCAGCCTGAAGAAATTGCAAAGGAAATGAATATGCCTGTTGAAAAGGTAAGGGAGATAATGAAGATATCGCAAGAGCCTGTTTCTCTGGAAACACCTATTGGTGAGGAAGAAGACAGCCATCTTGGAGATTTCATACCCGATGATGATGCACCGGCACCATCGGAGGCTGCTGCGTTTACATTGTTAAAAGAGCAGCTGATTGATGTTTTGGATACTTTGACTCCAAGGGAAGAAAAAGTGCTGAGGCTTAGATTCGGTCTGGATGACGGAAGAGCAAGGACTTTGGAGGAAGTTGGCAAAGAGTTTAACGTTACCAGAGAAAGAATCAGGCAGATAGAAGCCAAGGCATTGAGAAAACTCAGGCATCCAAGCAGAAGCAAAAAATTGAAGGATTACCTTGATTAA
- the dnaG gene encoding DNA primase, translating into MYVKYPEELIEEIRMSNDIVDVVSEYVKLEKKGKNYFGLCPFHREKTPSFSVDNTKQMFYCFGCGKGGSVIQFIQNIENLEYIEAIRFLAERVRITLPEGESEEEKKRALKIQKIIKINTDAARFFYEQLNAPGNSEARQYLARRKVSESIAKKFGLGYSTNDWDSLYKYLKSKNYSDEDLADSGLVIARKDGNGFYDRFRGRLMFPIFDLRGNVIGFGGRVLDDSLPKYMNSPETLVYNKRKNLYALNFAKNSSEKRIIVVEGYMDVISLYQFGIINTVASLGTALTESQGRLLKKYAEEIIISYDADTAGQEATMRGLNLLNDIGCNVKVLLIPKGKDPDEFIKSNGAEAFRKLVDNALTLVEYKIKMLKKQIDTATIEGKINFLNRAADIIAKINNSVEQEMYIKKISADYGISQESMFAEVIKRIKPKGNFKPTVKVEQPKVAKKEKNNQATEDNLAYYERMVLSLLCIDNSLYKKIEDKIDLEFFTLEENRKVAEIIFNKIKDKKGIVPAELLNLVSNESANIFARLIQGECNFEDNLRAILDIIKKIEGIKLDKRQKEILSMISSQKNKEDVEKLKEELKNILIRKKSM; encoded by the coding sequence ATGTATGTGAAATATCCGGAAGAATTAATAGAAGAAATAAGGATGAGCAACGACATTGTTGATGTCGTGAGTGAGTATGTAAAACTCGAGAAAAAGGGAAAGAATTATTTCGGACTTTGTCCCTTTCATCGGGAGAAGACGCCGTCCTTCAGTGTAGACAATACAAAACAGATGTTTTATTGTTTCGGTTGCGGAAAAGGCGGAAGTGTAATTCAGTTTATACAGAATATTGAAAATTTAGAGTACATAGAGGCTATAAGATTTCTGGCTGAAAGAGTTAGAATTACGCTGCCTGAGGGGGAAAGCGAAGAGGAGAAAAAAAGAGCTCTTAAAATTCAAAAAATTATAAAAATAAATACCGATGCAGCAAGATTTTTTTATGAACAGCTGAATGCACCCGGAAATTCTGAAGCAAGGCAATATCTTGCCAGGAGAAAAGTCAGCGAAAGTATAGCGAAAAAATTTGGGCTGGGTTATTCAACCAATGATTGGGATTCATTATACAAGTACCTGAAAAGTAAGAATTATAGTGATGAAGATTTGGCAGACAGCGGTTTGGTGATTGCGCGAAAAGACGGAAACGGTTTTTATGACAGGTTTAGGGGAAGACTTATGTTTCCGATTTTTGATTTGCGTGGCAATGTAATTGGATTTGGGGGAAGGGTTTTGGATGATTCGCTTCCTAAGTATATGAATTCTCCAGAAACTCTTGTTTATAACAAAAGAAAAAATTTATATGCGCTGAATTTTGCCAAAAATTCATCGGAGAAACGAATTATTGTTGTTGAAGGATACATGGATGTAATATCCCTGTATCAGTTTGGAATAATAAATACAGTAGCATCTCTTGGCACAGCATTGACGGAAAGTCAGGGAAGGCTTCTGAAAAAATATGCTGAAGAAATAATAATTTCCTATGATGCAGATACAGCAGGCCAGGAAGCTACAATGAGGGGTTTGAATCTCCTGAACGATATAGGCTGTAATGTGAAAGTGTTATTGATTCCAAAGGGAAAGGATCCCGACGAGTTTATTAAAAGCAATGGAGCTGAAGCTTTTAGAAAATTGGTAGATAATGCTTTGACATTGGTTGAATATAAAATTAAAATGTTAAAGAAGCAAATTGATACCGCAACCATTGAGGGAAAAATTAACTTTTTGAACAGGGCGGCAGACATTATTGCTAAAATCAACAATAGTGTCGAGCAGGAAATGTATATAAAAAAGATTTCTGCGGATTATGGCATAAGTCAGGAATCCATGTTTGCCGAGGTTATTAAGAGAATTAAGCCTAAGGGGAATTTTAAGCCCACTGTTAAAGTGGAGCAGCCGAAAGTTGCAAAAAAGGAAAAAAACAATCAGGCAACAGAAGACAATTTGGCTTACTATGAGAGAATGGTTTTATCATTGCTGTGTATAGACAACTCTTTATATAAAAAAATTGAAGACAAGATTGATTTAGAATTTTTTACTTTAGAAGAGAACAGAAAAGTTGCTGAAATTATTTTTAATAAAATTAAAGATAAAAAAGGTATAGTGCCGGCAGAGCTTTTAAACTTAGTAAGCAATGAATCGGCGAATATTTTTGCAAGATTGATACAGGGGGAATGTAATTTTGAGGATAACTTAAGGGCTATTTTGGATATAATTAAGAAAATAGAGGGAATCAAGCTTGACAAAAGGCAAAAAGAGATACTTAGCATGATTTCTTCGCAAAAAAACAAAGAAGATGTTGAAAAGCTTAAAGAGGAGCTAAAAAACATTTTAATTCGGAAAAAAAGTATGTAG
- a CDS encoding deoxyguanosinetriphosphate triphosphohydrolase: MLVREELEELEKRTLSPYAQLSSQSRGREIEEKECDLRTRFQRDKDRIVYSKAFRRLKHKTQVFISPEGDHYRTRLTHTLEVTQIARTIARSLRLNEDLTEAIALGHDLGHTPFGHTGETVLNSICPQGFKHNEQSLRVVDVLEKENGLNLTWEVRDGIKNHTGDVLPSTLEGQIIRFADRIAYINHDIDDAIRGGIISNEDLPEECLKVLGYSSRERINTMIVDIVEQSRGVNEIRMSPHIQKAMNELREYMFKNVYIGSKAKKEEIKAQNIVKQLYYYFKENKDLLPKEMYKFIDRDGYDKVVCDYIAGMTDRFAVKKFREIFIPEPWN; this comes from the coding sequence ATGTTAGTACGTGAAGAGCTCGAAGAACTTGAAAAAAGGACTCTTTCTCCTTATGCCCAGTTGAGCTCTCAATCCAGAGGCAGAGAAATAGAGGAAAAGGAATGCGATCTTCGGACCAGATTTCAAAGGGACAAAGATAGGATTGTTTATTCAAAGGCTTTCAGAAGGTTAAAGCATAAAACCCAGGTATTTATTTCTCCGGAGGGAGACCATTATAGAACAAGGCTAACCCATACGTTGGAGGTTACTCAAATTGCCAGAACTATAGCGCGAAGTCTCAGACTGAATGAAGATCTTACGGAGGCTATTGCTTTAGGTCACGATCTTGGGCATACTCCTTTCGGTCATACCGGGGAGACTGTACTGAACTCTATTTGTCCCCAGGGGTTTAAACACAATGAGCAGAGTCTGAGAGTTGTGGATGTGCTTGAAAAGGAAAACGGATTAAACCTTACATGGGAAGTAAGGGACGGAATAAAAAACCATACCGGCGATGTGCTTCCTTCAACATTGGAAGGACAGATTATAAGATTTGCCGACAGAATTGCATATATAAACCATGATATTGACGATGCCATCAGAGGCGGTATAATTTCAAATGAGGATTTGCCGGAGGAATGTTTAAAAGTACTCGGCTATAGTTCAAGAGAAAGAATAAATACCATGATTGTAGACATCGTTGAGCAGAGCAGAGGGGTAAATGAAATAAGAATGAGCCCTCATATTCAAAAAGCCATGAATGAGCTGCGGGAATATATGTTTAAAAACGTATATATCGGCTCAAAGGCCAAAAAGGAAGAAATAAAGGCACAGAATATTGTAAAGCAGCTATATTACTATTTTAAAGAAAATAAAGACCTGCTTCCTAAGGAAATGTATAAATTTATTGACCGGGACGGTTATGACAAGGTTGTATGCGACTATATTGCAGGAATGACCGATAGATTTGCAGTGAAAAAGTTTAGAGAAATTTTCATTCCGGAGCCGTGGAATTGA
- a CDS encoding DUF6514 family protein — MSKYLQSKVEVELKEGDSVNGKMQLEYYLIESDYSQSYGCAGDKVYGIEIVKKDNEYYAESEIIRNLSNSKEDTKGILSLLARNTVTPVGLPSVLDDLMAL, encoded by the coding sequence TTGAGCAAATATTTGCAAAGCAAAGTGGAGGTTGAATTAAAGGAAGGAGATTCGGTAAACGGTAAGATGCAACTGGAGTACTATCTTATCGAGAGTGATTATAGCCAGAGTTATGGTTGTGCAGGAGACAAAGTTTATGGAATTGAAATTGTAAAGAAAGATAACGAGTACTATGCCGAAAGTGAAATTATTCGAAACTTGTCCAACAGTAAGGAGGATACAAAAGGAATACTGAGTCTGTTGGCCAGGAATACGGTAACACCAGTCGGGTTACCAAGTGTTTTAGATGACCTTATGGCTTTATAG
- a CDS encoding HD-GYP domain-containing protein, producing MEKVFVYSSDLVPGMKIAETILNDYGAIVVSEGTVLDDNLIGKLKNLGIYRLQIFDREFIKVETKDVFQKKYNENVKKVKELIWDISIGNGFNSAKVNEVVDSVLEKADERSDIVNCLNQIRSADEYTYSHSVNVSLISLLIGRWMKLNDEKLRLLVQAGLLHDIGKTKVPFDILNKPGKLTDEEFEEMKKHTVYGYRILESVPLIDRDVLAAVLMHHEREDGSGYPTGLTGEKIHLITKIVSVADIFDAMTSNRVYKGKETPFDVFKYMEEDSIGKLSPVVVNVLLNNMANYYIGDKVRLNGGETGEIVYINPRSVSKPIIKVGNRYIDMMVEKDVKIQEIIS from the coding sequence ATGGAAAAAGTATTTGTTTATTCTTCTGATTTAGTTCCCGGTATGAAGATAGCGGAGACAATTCTAAATGACTACGGTGCAATAGTGGTATCTGAAGGGACAGTTCTTGATGATAATCTTATAGGTAAGCTGAAAAATTTAGGTATTTACCGCCTGCAGATTTTTGACAGAGAATTTATAAAAGTCGAAACCAAGGATGTTTTTCAGAAGAAGTATAATGAAAATGTAAAAAAGGTTAAAGAATTGATTTGGGATATTTCCATCGGAAACGGATTTAACTCTGCCAAAGTGAATGAAGTAGTTGACTCTGTGCTGGAGAAAGCAGATGAAAGAAGTGATATTGTAAACTGCCTGAATCAAATCAGAAGTGCTGATGAATATACATACAGCCACAGTGTCAATGTGTCGCTTATTTCCTTGCTTATTGGCAGGTGGATGAAACTAAACGATGAAAAATTGAGATTACTGGTACAGGCAGGTTTGCTGCATGATATAGGTAAAACAAAGGTACCTTTTGATATCTTGAACAAACCGGGAAAATTGACCGATGAAGAATTTGAGGAAATGAAAAAACATACTGTTTATGGATATAGAATTTTAGAAAGTGTCCCTTTAATAGACAGAGATGTTTTGGCAGCAGTATTGATGCACCATGAAAGAGAAGATGGTTCAGGATATCCTACCGGATTAACCGGTGAAAAAATACATTTGATTACAAAAATAGTTTCTGTGGCTGATATTTTCGATGCCATGACTTCCAACAGAGTATATAAAGGAAAGGAAACCCCCTTTGATGTATTTAAATATATGGAGGAAGATTCAATAGGAAAATTAAGTCCTGTTGTGGTGAACGTATTGCTGAACAATATGGCCAACTATTATATTGGAGATAAGGTAAGACTTAATGGCGGAGAGACAGGAGAAATTGTATATATAAATCCCAGGAGTGTGTCCAAGCCTATAATTAAAGTAGGAAACAGATATATAGATATGATGGTTGAGAAAGATGTTAAAATACAAGAAATTATTTCGTAA
- the panD gene encoding aspartate 1-decarboxylase, whose product MFVHLMKSKIHRAVVTEANLNYVGSITIDEDLMDAADIMKNEKVQVVNNNNGNRFETYVIPGKRGSGVICLNGAAARLVHPGDIVIIISYGLFEKNEAKNFNPKIVFVDENNKIVEIKGEEEHGEIYDPK is encoded by the coding sequence ATGTTTGTGCATTTAATGAAATCGAAAATCCACAGGGCGGTAGTAACAGAGGCAAATTTAAATTATGTAGGAAGTATAACCATTGATGAGGATTTAATGGATGCTGCCGATATAATGAAAAATGAAAAGGTACAAGTGGTTAACAACAATAACGGAAATAGATTTGAAACCTACGTAATTCCGGGAAAAAGAGGGAGCGGTGTGATCTGTTTGAATGGTGCCGCAGCAAGGCTTGTGCACCCTGGAGATATAGTAATTATTATTTCTTACGGCCTGTTCGAAAAAAATGAGGCAAAAAACTTTAATCCCAAAATAGTTTTTGTGGATGAAAACAATAAAATAGTGGAGATAAAGGGTGAGGAAGAGCACGGGGAGATATATGACCCAAAATAA
- the panC gene encoding pantoate--beta-alanine ligase yields the protein MKLVNKISDLKIIIKSNKSMGKTIGFVPTMGYLHEGHLSLARRSVQENDFTVMSIFVNPTQFGPNEDFERYPRDLERDLAMAESVGVDVVFAPSVEEMYPDGYKTYVNVEDITGVLCGRSRPGHFRGVTTVVNKLFNIVEPDKAYFGQKDAQQVVVVKKMVRDLNMNLEVVACPIVREPDGLAMSSRNTYLSSEERKAALILSKSLFEAEELIKQGERSGKKIAEYIEGRIKTEKLAEIDYVEVVSADSLEKLEELKGNVLIALAVKFGKTRLIDNVIVEV from the coding sequence ATGAAATTGGTTAATAAAATCAGCGACTTGAAAATAATAATAAAATCAAATAAATCTATGGGAAAGACCATTGGATTTGTTCCCACCATGGGCTATTTACATGAAGGCCATTTGTCACTGGCAAGAAGGTCAGTTCAGGAGAATGACTTTACGGTAATGAGTATATTTGTAAATCCTACTCAGTTTGGGCCTAATGAGGACTTTGAAAGATATCCCCGCGATTTGGAAAGGGATTTGGCTATGGCGGAATCGGTGGGAGTTGATGTTGTTTTTGCACCGTCGGTGGAAGAAATGTATCCTGACGGCTACAAGACTTATGTGAATGTGGAGGATATAACCGGAGTGCTTTGTGGGCGTTCAAGACCAGGCCATTTCAGGGGAGTTACTACGGTTGTCAATAAGTTATTCAATATTGTTGAGCCTGATAAGGCATATTTCGGACAAAAGGATGCGCAGCAGGTTGTTGTCGTAAAAAAGATGGTTAGAGATCTCAATATGAATCTTGAAGTGGTAGCATGTCCAATAGTCCGGGAACCGGACGGCTTGGCTATGAGTTCAAGAAATACTTATTTGAGCAGTGAAGAGAGAAAAGCTGCCCTTATACTGTCGAAGTCTCTGTTTGAAGCTGAAGAACTTATTAAACAGGGTGAAAGAAGCGGCAAAAAGATAGCGGAATATATTGAGGGCAGAATTAAGACTGAAAAACTTGCGGAAATTGACTATGTTGAAGTGGTTAGTGCCGACAGCCTTGAAAAATTGGAAGAGCTTAAGGGAAATGTATTGATAGCTCTGGCTGTAAAGTTCGGCAAAACGAGACTTATCGATAATGTAATAGTGGAGGTGTAA
- the panB gene encoding 3-methyl-2-oxobutanoate hydroxymethyltransferase, with the protein MSEKITVSNFRESKRTGRKITMLTAYDYPTAKIIDQSGIDAILVGDSLGMVVLGYEDTTRVTMEDMVHHTKAVVRGAKRAMVVADMPFLSYHMGIYESVRNAGRLVNEAGCKAIKLEGGEEVVEDIKAIIRAGIPVMGHLGYTPQSINVFGGHKAQGKTFETAKKIYRDALLLQEAGVFAIVLECVPYKLAQFITEKLEVPTIGIGSGAMCDGQVLVIHDIIGMFRDFIPRHTKRYSDVGEVLENSVKSYIKDVTEGVFPTEKNSFTVEDEVIEALEKIKL; encoded by the coding sequence ATGAGTGAAAAGATTACAGTTTCAAATTTTCGTGAAAGCAAAAGAACCGGCAGAAAGATTACCATGCTTACGGCTTATGATTATCCTACGGCTAAAATAATAGACCAGTCGGGAATTGATGCAATTCTTGTGGGCGATTCGCTGGGTATGGTGGTTTTGGGATATGAAGATACCACAAGGGTAACCATGGAGGATATGGTTCATCACACAAAGGCTGTTGTCAGAGGTGCAAAAAGGGCAATGGTTGTGGCTGATATGCCTTTTTTATCCTATCACATGGGTATATATGAAAGTGTGAGGAATGCCGGAAGGCTGGTTAATGAAGCCGGATGCAAGGCAATTAAGCTTGAGGGCGGAGAAGAGGTTGTAGAAGATATAAAAGCAATAATTCGTGCCGGGATACCGGTTATGGGACACTTAGGCTATACACCCCAGTCTATAAACGTATTTGGAGGACATAAGGCTCAGGGTAAAACCTTTGAAACTGCAAAAAAGATATACAGAGATGCCTTGCTGCTTCAGGAAGCCGGTGTTTTTGCCATAGTATTGGAATGTGTTCCCTACAAGCTTGCCCAATTCATAACCGAGAAGCTTGAAGTACCTACAATAGGTATAGGCTCGGGTGCTATGTGTGACGGACAGGTACTTGTAATTCACGATATTATCGGAATGTTTAGAGACTTTATTCCAAGGCATACAAAGAGATACTCCGACGTGGGTGAAGTTTTGGAAAATTCGGTTAAGAGTTATATAAAGGATGTTACAGAAGGTGTCTTTCCTACAGAGAAGAACTCCTTTACCGTTGAGGATGAGGTAATTGAAGCTTTGGAAAAAATTAAACTTTAA
- the secF gene encoding protein translocase subunit SecF, translating into MFDFVGNRKYFFGFSALILIACIIALIYHQGMNLDIQFQGGTILEFQMENPNVDLNKAINVAQQASGKIANAQTSYSLDTTNERVDLLVLNIASKLSDEEYEKVVAAIEENFEVKEGTKPTPRIVDPAMGKEMATKSILAIVIAAALMVVYVWVRFKVMGGLLAGLASVVALLHDVMVMIALYAIFRLPVNESFIAAVLTIVGYSINDTIVIFDRIRENSTLLRKESLATIANKSISQSLSRTINTALTTIACILTVYIFAAYYNIESIKLFVLPLLVGLISGTYSTIFIASPVWVILKERQAKKQAASKPAKA; encoded by the coding sequence ATGTTTGATTTTGTAGGTAACAGAAAATATTTCTTCGGTTTTTCAGCATTGATTTTAATTGCGTGTATAATAGCGCTTATATATCATCAAGGTATGAACCTTGACATACAGTTTCAGGGAGGTACTATCCTTGAGTTTCAAATGGAGAATCCTAACGTTGATTTAAATAAGGCTATTAATGTTGCACAGCAAGCTTCGGGAAAAATTGCAAATGCACAAACTTCATATTCTTTGGATACAACCAATGAAAGAGTTGACTTGCTGGTTTTAAACATTGCTTCTAAGCTTTCCGATGAAGAGTATGAGAAAGTTGTTGCTGCAATAGAAGAGAATTTTGAAGTAAAAGAGGGTACAAAGCCTACACCTAGGATAGTTGACCCAGCCATGGGTAAGGAGATGGCTACTAAAAGTATTTTGGCCATTGTAATTGCTGCTGCATTAATGGTTGTATATGTATGGGTAAGATTTAAGGTTATGGGAGGTCTTCTGGCAGGACTGGCTTCGGTAGTTGCATTGCTGCATGACGTTATGGTAATGATAGCTCTGTATGCAATATTCCGGCTTCCTGTGAACGAATCGTTCATTGCAGCTGTTTTGACAATAGTAGGTTATTCAATCAACGATACTATTGTTATATTCGACAGAATAAGAGAAAACAGTACTCTGCTAAGAAAAGAAAGTCTTGCAACTATTGCGAACAAGAGTATATCACAATCCCTTAGCCGTACAATAAATACAGCATTAACTACTATTGCATGTATTTTGACAGTGTATATATTTGCTGCTTATTATAATATTGAATCGATTAAGCTCTTTGTACTGCCGCTTTTGGTAGGTCTTATAAGCGGAACATACTCTACAATATTTATTGCAAGTCCTGTATGGGTAATATTGAAGGAGCGCCAGGCGAAGAAGCAGGCAGCTTCCAAACCTGCTAAGGCTTAA